One stretch of Geoalkalibacter ferrihydriticus DSM 17813 DNA includes these proteins:
- a CDS encoding four helix bundle suffix domain-containing protein, whose product MERERLIAKHGGYRKLKSFQIAQLVYDVTVRFCDRYIDRFSRTRDQMVQAARSGVQNIAEGSQASATSKKTELKLTQVARASLEELKLDYEDFLRQRRLRQWSKEDPLRQELIDRRCRTADEVAAWVMVVAKSSGPGGQCGLSGQLGKKSTASTRSTLSTRTYPELSANAALVLLAVACSLLDRQVAQLAENFENDGGFTERLYRVRKQKRGY is encoded by the coding sequence GTGGAACGGGAGCGGCTGATTGCAAAACATGGGGGCTACCGAAAGCTGAAGAGCTTTCAGATCGCGCAGCTGGTCTACGATGTGACGGTGCGATTCTGCGACCGCTATATCGACCGCTTCAGCCGCACCCGCGACCAGATGGTGCAGGCGGCCCGCAGCGGGGTGCAGAACATCGCCGAAGGGTCCCAGGCCTCGGCAACCTCGAAGAAAACCGAACTGAAACTGACCCAGGTGGCACGGGCCAGCCTGGAAGAACTGAAGCTCGATTACGAGGATTTTCTGCGCCAGCGGCGGCTGCGCCAGTGGTCGAAAGAAGACCCCTTGCGGCAAGAGCTGATCGACCGGCGCTGCCGAACCGCCGATGAGGTTGCGGCCTGGGTGATGGTCGTGGCGAAGAGCAGTGGACCTGGTGGACAGTGTGGACTTAGTGGACAGCTCGGAAAAAAGTCCACCGCGTCCACCCGGTCCACACTGTCCACCCGAACCTACCCCGAGCTGTCCGCCAACGCAGCCCTGGTGCTGCTGGCCGTGGCTTGCTCTTTGCTCGACCGGCAGGTGGCGCAACTGGCGGAAAACTTTGAAAACGATGGCGGGTTTACCGAACGACTGTACCGGGTACGCAAGCAGAAGCGGGGTTATTAA
- a CDS encoding restriction endonuclease subunit S, producing MGGEWQESFLTDLYEIGSGLSKPAKDFGSGYPFLAFKDVFNNFFLPETLTQLVQSSEKEQEKCSVKRGDVFLTRTSETMDELGMSSVSLKDYEKATFNGFTKRLRPKEGNCLVPEYVGYFLRSQKFRRAMLAFSTMSTRASLNNGMISRLKISHPSIQEQRTIAYILKTLDDKIELNRQMNVTLEAMAQALFKSWFVDFDPVIDNALAAGNPIPEELQARADARAALGDKRKPLPEAIQKQFPSRFVFTEVMGWVPEGWNPVKLGDYVTVKRGGSPRPIHDYLVENGLPWVKISDATASSSRFIMSTKQYIKPEGLKKTVMLKKGELILSNSATPGLPMFLNLDACIHDGWLFFPKKRWFGDLYLYQLFLVVRSELLLQGNGSVFTNLKTDILKNHLVVMPGESILKEVEIQLRVGHRKSLLIQEEIESLVATRDTLLPKLLSGELRLPDAEKLAAEAV from the coding sequence ATGGGGGGTGAGTGGCAAGAATCATTTCTCACTGACTTGTATGAAATCGGCTCAGGCTTATCAAAACCGGCAAAAGATTTTGGCTCTGGGTACCCATTTCTCGCCTTCAAAGACGTTTTTAACAACTTCTTTTTGCCTGAGACCCTTACCCAGTTGGTTCAGTCGAGCGAAAAAGAGCAAGAAAAATGCTCTGTGAAACGCGGGGATGTATTTCTTACTCGTACCAGCGAAACGATGGATGAGCTTGGGATGAGTAGTGTTTCCCTGAAAGACTATGAAAAAGCTACTTTTAACGGCTTCACAAAGAGACTGCGCCCGAAAGAGGGGAACTGCCTTGTACCAGAATATGTTGGCTATTTTCTGCGAAGCCAAAAATTTAGAAGGGCGATGTTGGCATTTTCCACAATGTCCACGAGGGCAAGTCTCAATAATGGAATGATCAGCCGCTTAAAGATATCCCATCCTTCGATCCAAGAACAAAGAACGATCGCCTATATTCTGAAAACCCTCGACGACAAAATCGAACTCAACCGCCAGATGAATGTCACGCTGGAGGCGATGGCGCAGGCGCTGTTCAAGAGCTGGTTTGTCGATTTCGATCCGGTGATCGACAACGCCCTTGCCGCAGGCAACCCCATCCCCGAGGAGCTGCAAGCCAGGGCCGATGCCCGGGCGGCCCTCGGTGACAAGCGCAAACCCCTCCCCGAAGCGATTCAAAAGCAGTTTCCGAGCCGCTTTGTCTTTACCGAGGTGATGGGGTGGGTGCCGGAGGGGTGGAACCCGGTTAAGCTTGGGGACTATGTCACTGTCAAAAGAGGAGGTTCTCCAAGGCCCATTCATGATTACTTGGTCGAAAACGGTCTACCTTGGGTGAAAATCAGTGATGCTACCGCAAGCTCTTCACGCTTTATAATGAGTACAAAGCAGTACATCAAACCAGAAGGACTGAAGAAAACGGTAATGTTAAAGAAAGGAGAGCTAATCCTTTCCAACAGTGCGACGCCAGGCTTGCCAATGTTTTTGAATCTGGACGCATGCATACACGATGGTTGGCTCTTTTTTCCCAAAAAAAGATGGTTTGGGGATCTGTATCTTTATCAGCTTTTTTTGGTTGTTCGCAGCGAATTGCTTTTGCAGGGTAACGGGAGTGTATTCACTAACTTAAAGACTGATATTCTTAAAAACCATTTAGTTGTAATGCCTGGTGAGTCAATACTGAAAGAGGTAGAGATCCAGCTTAGGGTTGGCCACCGGAAGTCATTATTAATTCAGGAAGAAATAGAGTCTCTGGTGGCGACAAGAGACACCCTCCTCCCCAAGCTCCTCTCCGGCGAACTTCGCCTCCCGGATGCCGAGAAACTGGCGGCGGAGGCCGTATGA
- a CDS encoding N-6 DNA methylase, whose protein sequence is MSQLEWIRTGRKALGLSQGKLGKMVGATQVLVSQWETGKAEPSPEQGAKLTELFGNPAPKVEPAAKPAEKPRKAKNGNGRAVAPKKQKSFEQTLWDTADRLRGSVESSEYKHVVLSLIFLKFISDKFEERRREIIAEGKEAYVDMVEFYTMKNVFYLSEESRWSFIQKNAKQDDIAVKIDTALHTVEKNNKSLRGALPDNYFSRLGIQVSKLAALIDSIDNIDTVADKEEDVVGRVYEYFLGKFAATEGKGGGEFYTPKCVVNLIAEMIEPFRGKIYDPCCGSGGMFVQSVKFVESHQGNKKDVSIYGQELTATTYKLAKMNLAIRGIATNLGDVPADTFFRDQHPDLKADFIMANPPFNLDQWRGADELLDDPRWSGYDVPPTGNANYAWILHMISKLSENGVAGFVLANGSMSTNTRGEGAIRQKMIENDLVDCMIALPGQLFYTTQIPVCLWFITKNKKAQIIEGHSDSNHRDRQGETLFIDARNMGMMIDRTHKELTSDDIAEIARTYHAWRGEAKDGAYEDKPGFCKVATLEEIKANDFVLTPGRYVGAAEIADDGVPFEEKMAELTQTLYRQMDESVKLDTEIRKNLEVLGYGG, encoded by the coding sequence ATGAGTCAGTTGGAATGGATTCGTACCGGGCGCAAGGCCTTGGGCCTGTCCCAGGGCAAGCTGGGGAAAATGGTCGGCGCCACCCAGGTGCTGGTGTCGCAGTGGGAAACCGGCAAGGCGGAGCCGTCCCCGGAACAGGGTGCGAAGCTGACAGAGCTGTTCGGCAACCCAGCGCCGAAAGTAGAACCTGCCGCCAAGCCTGCCGAAAAACCGCGCAAAGCGAAAAACGGCAACGGCAGGGCGGTTGCGCCGAAGAAGCAGAAGAGCTTCGAGCAGACGCTCTGGGATACTGCCGACCGGCTGCGGGGCAGCGTCGAGTCGTCCGAGTACAAGCACGTGGTACTGAGCCTGATCTTCCTCAAGTTCATCAGCGACAAGTTCGAGGAGCGCCGCAGGGAGATTATCGCCGAGGGGAAAGAAGCGTATGTCGACATGGTGGAGTTCTACACCATGAAGAACGTCTTCTACCTCTCCGAAGAGTCGCGCTGGTCGTTCATCCAGAAAAACGCCAAGCAGGACGACATCGCGGTGAAGATCGACACCGCCCTGCACACGGTCGAGAAGAACAACAAATCCCTGCGCGGGGCGCTGCCCGACAACTACTTCTCCCGCCTCGGTATCCAGGTCAGCAAGCTGGCTGCCCTGATCGACTCCATTGACAACATCGACACCGTCGCGGACAAAGAAGAGGATGTCGTCGGGCGGGTCTACGAATACTTTCTCGGCAAGTTCGCCGCCACCGAAGGCAAGGGCGGCGGTGAGTTCTACACCCCCAAGTGCGTGGTCAACCTCATCGCCGAGATGATCGAACCCTTCCGGGGGAAGATCTACGACCCCTGCTGCGGTTCGGGCGGCATGTTCGTGCAGTCGGTCAAGTTCGTCGAGAGCCATCAGGGGAACAAGAAGGATGTCTCCATCTACGGCCAGGAGCTGACCGCCACCACCTACAAGCTGGCGAAGATGAACCTCGCTATCCGGGGGATCGCCACCAACCTGGGGGACGTCCCCGCCGATACCTTCTTCAGGGATCAGCATCCCGACCTCAAGGCCGATTTCATCATGGCCAACCCGCCCTTCAACCTCGACCAGTGGCGCGGAGCCGACGAGCTTCTCGACGACCCGCGCTGGTCCGGCTACGACGTCCCGCCCACCGGCAACGCCAACTACGCCTGGATTCTGCACATGATCTCCAAGCTCTCCGAGAACGGGGTGGCGGGCTTCGTCCTGGCGAATGGGTCGATGTCGACCAACACGCGAGGCGAAGGAGCGATACGCCAAAAGATGATCGAAAATGATCTGGTCGACTGCATGATTGCCCTGCCGGGACAGCTCTTTTACACCACCCAGATTCCGGTCTGCCTCTGGTTTATCACCAAGAACAAGAAAGCCCAGATCATCGAAGGGCACAGCGACAGCAATCACCGCGATCGCCAGGGAGAGACGCTTTTCATCGACGCCCGCAATATGGGGATGATGATCGATCGCACCCATAAGGAGTTAACCTCCGACGACATTGCCGAGATAGCCCGTACTTATCACGCATGGCGAGGTGAAGCGAAGGATGGGGCTTATGAGGACAAACCCGGTTTCTGCAAGGTGGCAACGCTGGAGGAAATCAAGGCCAACGATTTCGTTCTGACGCCGGGGCGGTATGTGGGTGCTGCGGAAATCGCGGATGATGGCGTGCCTTTCGAAGAGAAGATGGCTGAGCTGACCCAGACCCTTTACCGGCAGATGGACGAGTCGGTGAAACTCGATACTGAGATTCGGAAGAATCTGGAGGTGTTGGGTTATGGGGGGTGA
- a CDS encoding DUF2155 domain-containing protein encodes MPINVFFALILCFLLLGCTEKQEPPLESSAVETLGEPLRVCPSRALIIVPPEVHGQWKAVRIAVYDRETGHEEVHTAHIGEEFKFGDAGLSLEVRNFLPHFVMNGLVMTSASNRPENPGTQIAIHDEGEEIYCGWLFSLYPEAHAYEHPRYVFNLVDFFPSEQDDLN; translated from the coding sequence TTGCCCATAAATGTTTTTTTTGCCCTTATTCTGTGCTTCCTGTTGCTTGGGTGCACCGAAAAGCAGGAACCGCCTCTGGAATCTTCGGCAGTGGAGACTCTCGGAGAGCCCCTGCGGGTCTGCCCCTCGCGGGCGTTGATCATCGTGCCTCCCGAAGTTCATGGGCAATGGAAGGCGGTGAGAATCGCCGTTTACGACCGCGAAACGGGACACGAAGAAGTTCACACCGCCCATATCGGCGAAGAATTCAAATTCGGTGACGCAGGGCTCAGTCTGGAGGTCAGAAACTTTCTCCCGCACTTTGTCATGAACGGTCTGGTGATGACCTCGGCTTCCAATCGCCCCGAAAATCCGGGCACCCAGATCGCCATTCACGACGAGGGTGAGGAAATCTACTGCGGCTGGCTGTTCAGCCTCTACCCCGAGGCCCATGCCTATGAGCACCCCCGCTACGTTTTCAATCTGGTGGATTTCTTTCCCAGCGAACAGGATGACCTCAATTAG
- the serS gene encoding serine--tRNA ligase: MLDLKYLRDQLDEAERRLQQRGGELDLSDFRDFDQRRRALLQEAESLKAERNQVSALIGRTKDKSQVQGEIVRMKEVSGRIKDLDAELKAAEEALQGLLMQIPNLPHEQIPLGTSEADNVEVRRWGTPPSFSFTPKAHWDLGEDLAIIDFERAGKITGARFSLMRGAGARLERALINLMLDLHTQEHKYVEVLPPFMVNRESMTGTGQLPKFESDLFHTDDVDFFLVPTAEVPVTNIHRDEILAAAQLPISYAAYTPCFRKEAGSHGRDVRGLIRQHQFNKVELVKFTRPEDSDTELQALLGHAEKVLQLLELPYRVVDLCSGDLGFSAARTFDIEVWLPGQEAYREISSCSNFRDFQARRAGIRFRREEGAKPEFVHTLNGSGLAVGRTLVAILENYQQQDGSVVVPEVLRPYMGGLERISKS, translated from the coding sequence ATGCTCGATCTCAAATATCTGCGTGACCAACTCGACGAAGCGGAGCGGCGCCTGCAGCAGCGCGGCGGCGAACTCGATCTCTCTGATTTTCGTGATTTCGACCAGCGTCGGCGCGCCCTGTTGCAGGAGGCGGAAAGCCTCAAGGCCGAGCGTAACCAGGTTTCGGCGCTCATCGGCCGCACCAAGGATAAAAGCCAAGTGCAGGGCGAGATCGTCCGCATGAAAGAGGTCTCCGGCCGAATCAAGGATCTCGATGCCGAACTCAAGGCCGCCGAAGAGGCCCTGCAGGGCCTGCTCATGCAGATTCCCAACCTTCCCCACGAGCAGATTCCCCTGGGCACCTCCGAGGCCGACAATGTCGAGGTGCGTCGCTGGGGCACGCCGCCGAGTTTTTCCTTCACCCCCAAGGCCCACTGGGATCTGGGCGAGGATCTCGCCATTATAGACTTTGAGCGAGCGGGCAAGATTACCGGGGCGCGTTTTTCCCTCATGCGCGGCGCCGGTGCGCGCCTGGAGCGGGCGCTGATCAACCTGATGCTCGACCTGCATACGCAAGAACACAAATATGTTGAAGTATTGCCGCCCTTTATGGTAAACAGAGAATCCATGACGGGGACCGGACAGCTCCCCAAGTTCGAAAGCGATCTTTTTCATACCGACGACGTCGATTTCTTTCTGGTGCCGACGGCCGAAGTGCCGGTGACCAATATCCACCGCGATGAAATTCTGGCCGCCGCGCAGTTGCCGATTTCCTACGCCGCTTACACGCCCTGCTTCCGCAAGGAGGCCGGGTCTCACGGACGCGACGTGCGCGGGCTGATCCGTCAGCACCAGTTCAACAAAGTCGAGCTGGTCAAGTTCACCCGCCCCGAAGATTCCGACACCGAGTTGCAGGCCCTGCTCGGTCATGCCGAAAAAGTGCTGCAGTTGCTCGAACTGCCTTATCGGGTGGTGGATCTGTGCAGCGGTGACTTGGGTTTTTCCGCAGCCCGCACCTTTGATATCGAAGTCTGGCTGCCCGGTCAGGAGGCCTATCGCGAGATTTCCTCCTGCTCCAACTTCCGCGACTTCCAGGCGCGCCGCGCCGGCATCCGTTTTCGCCGTGAAGAAGGTGCCAAGCCTGAATTCGTGCATACCCTCAACGGTTCGGGACTGGCCGTTGGGCGCACTCTGGTGGCGATTCTGGAAAACTACCAGCAGCAGGACGGTTCGGTGGTTGTTCCTGAAGTTCTGCGACCTTACATGGGCGGTTTGGAACGCATCAGCAAGAGTTGA
- a CDS encoding HD domain-containing protein encodes MKNLANFFFEAGMLKRTPRTGFQFLGSGTESVAEHIFRATLIGYSLARLDGGVDVGRVLALCLFHDIPEARTGDLNYVNKKYVKVDEERAVDDLARTLPFGDDYRGLLAEFAAGETPEARIAHDADQLEMILALKEYKDLGNRYADEWYPFAVRRLRTESAKRLAETIWATDSTRWWFDENSDWWVRGGS; translated from the coding sequence ATGAAAAATCTCGCCAATTTTTTCTTCGAAGCCGGTATGCTCAAGCGCACGCCACGCACCGGCTTTCAGTTTCTCGGCTCGGGTACCGAATCGGTGGCCGAACATATCTTTCGCGCCACGCTCATCGGCTATTCCCTGGCGCGTCTCGACGGCGGCGTGGATGTCGGGCGGGTACTGGCGCTGTGCCTTTTTCACGACATTCCCGAAGCGCGCACCGGCGATCTCAACTACGTCAACAAAAAGTACGTAAAGGTCGATGAAGAGCGTGCCGTGGACGATCTTGCCCGCACCTTGCCCTTCGGTGATGACTACCGCGGGCTGCTCGCCGAATTCGCCGCCGGCGAAACACCTGAAGCGCGCATCGCCCACGATGCCGATCAGCTCGAAATGATCCTGGCACTCAAAGAGTACAAGGACCTTGGCAACCGCTATGCCGACGAGTGGTATCCCTTCGCCGTGCGCCGTCTGCGCACCGAGTCCGCCAAGCGCCTGGCGGAAACCATCTGGGCTACGGATTCGACGCGCTGGTGGTTCGACGAGAACAGCGACTGGTGGGTGAGGGGAGGCAGCTAG
- a CDS encoding EamA family transporter, with amino-acid sequence MSDLAFFLILFSAFMHALWNLLVKRSVDKTVFIWWMFISSGLLLNLALLFLPGAFPVPDLRILLLGAVGGLCFVLYHLFNGRAYRDGDMSLTYPLAQTSMLYVPVWGVLFFGERLSLFGLLGIALIAAGAYSIQLRRFALNEVLRPFRSLSEPPVIAALIAGFIYSVGAVIDKTGVMIYPPFHFTYLLVMFMLVFMTANLLRPRYRGRVVAEWRRSRHLILISGPVMMGSFLTFRFGLQLAPVSYAVPMRQVSLLIGVLIGVLFLRESCGRIRFAAALVILTGACFLRLG; translated from the coding sequence ATGAGCGATCTGGCCTTTTTTCTCATTCTCTTCAGTGCCTTCATGCACGCCCTGTGGAACCTGCTGGTCAAGCGCAGCGTCGACAAGACAGTCTTCATCTGGTGGATGTTCATCAGTTCGGGCCTCCTGCTCAACCTCGCGCTGCTGTTTCTGCCCGGCGCGTTCCCCGTGCCCGATCTGCGCATTCTGCTCCTCGGTGCCGTCGGCGGGCTGTGTTTCGTGCTCTACCATCTGTTTAACGGCCGCGCCTATCGCGACGGCGATATGTCTCTGACCTATCCCCTGGCGCAGACCTCCATGCTTTACGTGCCGGTATGGGGCGTTCTGTTTTTCGGTGAACGTCTGTCTCTGTTCGGCCTGCTCGGCATCGCCCTGATTGCTGCAGGCGCCTACAGCATCCAGTTGCGCCGCTTCGCCCTGAACGAGGTGCTGCGCCCGTTCCGCAGCCTCAGCGAGCCACCGGTTATCGCCGCGCTCATCGCCGGGTTTATCTACTCGGTGGGGGCGGTCATCGACAAGACCGGGGTGATGATCTATCCGCCTTTTCATTTCACCTATCTGCTGGTCATGTTCATGCTGGTGTTCATGACCGCCAACCTGCTGCGCCCGCGCTACCGGGGTCGGGTCGTCGCTGAATGGCGGCGCAGTCGCCATTTGATTCTCATTTCCGGGCCGGTGATGATGGGCTCCTTTCTCACCTTTCGCTTCGGCCTGCAACTGGCGCCGGTCAGCTACGCCGTGCCCATGCGCCAGGTCAGCCTGCTCATCGGTGTGCTTATCGGCGTGCTGTTTCTGCGTGAAAGCTGTGGCCGCATCCGCTTCGCCGCGGCGTTGGTGATTCTCACCGGAGCCTGTTTCCTGAGGCTGGGGTAG
- a CDS encoding class II fumarate hydratase codes for MSDFRVEKDSMGEMQVPADALYGAQTARAVENFPISGLRMPRPFIRALGMIKEGAARANLELGLLDKEIALAVMEAAEEVITGELDAHFVVDVFQTGSGTSTNMNANEVIARRAAQMLGAASGAHPVHPNDHVNLGQSSNDVFPTALHLAAAVETRQRLIPALFDLQEALGEKSGAFDDIVKIGRTHLQDAVPIRLGQVFSGYARQVALSIRRLEGASNGLNELPLGGTAVGTGINTHPEFAAKVIAGLAQATGLPLREAANHFEAQAGRDAVVNLSGALKACATALFKIANDIRFLGSGPRCGLGELELPAVQPGSSIMPGKVNPVMAESLMQACVQVIGNDAAIGAAGLSGNFELNTMMPVMSHNLLQSIELLTQASRVFSARCIQGLAANRERCEALVEQSLAMVTALAPVLGYDHAAAIAKDAWEQNKTVREVVREKNLLSAEELERILDPRPMTEPGIPGKTR; via the coding sequence ATGAGCGATTTTCGTGTTGAAAAAGATTCCATGGGTGAGATGCAGGTGCCGGCTGATGCGCTCTATGGTGCGCAAACGGCCCGTGCGGTGGAGAATTTTCCCATTTCCGGACTACGCATGCCGCGTCCCTTCATCCGTGCGCTGGGCATGATCAAGGAGGGCGCGGCGCGCGCCAACCTGGAGCTGGGACTGCTTGACAAGGAAATCGCCCTGGCCGTCATGGAGGCCGCGGAAGAGGTCATTACCGGAGAACTCGACGCGCATTTCGTGGTCGATGTGTTCCAGACCGGCTCGGGGACCAGCACCAACATGAACGCCAACGAGGTCATCGCCCGGCGCGCCGCGCAGATGCTGGGCGCCGCATCCGGCGCGCATCCCGTGCATCCCAACGATCACGTCAATCTCGGCCAGTCGAGCAACGATGTCTTCCCCACCGCCCTGCACCTTGCGGCGGCGGTGGAAACCCGTCAGCGCCTCATCCCGGCGCTCTTCGACCTGCAGGAGGCTCTGGGAGAAAAATCCGGCGCTTTCGACGACATCGTCAAGATCGGCCGCACCCATCTGCAGGATGCGGTGCCCATCCGCCTCGGCCAGGTGTTTTCCGGCTACGCGCGCCAGGTGGCCCTGTCCATCCGCCGCCTGGAGGGTGCCTCCAACGGTCTCAACGAGCTGCCCCTGGGCGGCACGGCGGTGGGCACCGGTATCAACACCCATCCGGAGTTTGCCGCCAAGGTCATCGCCGGGCTCGCCCAGGCCACGGGGTTGCCCCTGCGCGAGGCGGCCAATCATTTCGAGGCCCAGGCCGGCCGTGATGCCGTGGTCAATCTGAGCGGCGCCCTCAAGGCCTGCGCCACGGCCCTGTTCAAAATCGCCAACGACATCCGTTTTCTCGGCAGCGGGCCGCGTTGCGGACTGGGCGAGCTGGAACTGCCGGCGGTGCAGCCGGGCAGCTCGATCATGCCGGGCAAGGTCAACCCGGTCATGGCTGAGAGCCTCATGCAGGCCTGTGTCCAGGTTATCGGCAACGATGCCGCCATCGGGGCTGCGGGGCTCTCGGGCAATTTTGAACTCAACACCATGATGCCCGTCATGAGCCACAATCTGCTCCAGAGCATCGAACTGCTGACGCAGGCGAGCCGGGTTTTCAGCGCGCGCTGCATTCAGGGGCTGGCGGCCAATCGTGAGCGCTGCGAGGCGCTGGTGGAGCAGAGCCTCGCGATGGTCACCGCCCTGGCGCCGGTCCTGGGCTATGACCATGCCGCGGCCATCGCCAAGGACGCCTGGGAGCAGAACAAAACGGTGCGGGAGGTGGTCAGGGAAAAAAATCTGTTGAGCGCGGAAGAATTGGAGCGAATTCTCGATCCGCGCCCCATGACGGAGCCGGGCATCCCCGGCAAGACGCGCTGA
- a CDS encoding DUF2007 domain-containing protein, with product MKKLRAFGPHERPLAALLKGRLEQQGVACLLRNEELFAAMGEIPFLECRPEIWVVDDEVLPRARQLVENWLYEDIAAQPWRCPDCGEELERQFDLCWKCGRERV from the coding sequence ATGAAAAAGCTGCGCGCCTTCGGTCCCCATGAACGACCCCTGGCCGCCCTGCTCAAAGGGCGTTTGGAACAGCAAGGCGTTGCCTGTCTGTTGCGCAACGAGGAACTGTTCGCGGCCATGGGCGAAATCCCATTTCTCGAATGTCGCCCCGAAATCTGGGTGGTCGACGATGAAGTCCTGCCGCGCGCTCGGCAACTGGTGGAAAACTGGCTCTATGAGGACATCGCCGCCCAGCCTTGGCGCTGCCCGGACTGCGGCGAAGAGCTGGAAAGACAGTTTGACCTGTGCTGGAAGTGCGGCCGCGAGCGGGTTTGA